In a single window of the Anaerocolumna cellulosilytica genome:
- a CDS encoding motility protein A: MTILNIASIIGLISGIVLMIFGIVFDMGTMSVSFGKIMNFIDIPSILITFGGSFTTLMTMEPSLKTYVEKLASFKLVLQTPAYNDVETIKNIIALSNVARKEGLLALEETANSIEDEFLKKGILLIVDGTDPELVRSILETELSCIEGRHSDTIGFWDKLSAMGPAWGMIGTLIGLVNMLKDLNDPSTIGPNMAVALVTTFYGSVLANWICIPVVNKLKARNAAEIMMKEVIVEGLLSIQAGENPRVIEEKLKSFLNPTNRAEFDVNEGGEVDG, encoded by the coding sequence GTGACTATTTTGAATATTGCATCAATTATAGGGTTAATAAGCGGAATTGTTTTAATGATTTTTGGTATTGTATTTGATATGGGGACAATGAGTGTTTCGTTTGGAAAGATAATGAACTTCATTGATATTCCGTCTATATTAATAACCTTTGGTGGTTCTTTTACAACATTAATGACCATGGAACCAAGTCTCAAAACATATGTTGAAAAGTTGGCTTCCTTTAAGCTGGTATTACAGACACCTGCTTACAACGATGTGGAAACCATAAAAAATATTATTGCATTGTCAAATGTCGCCAGAAAAGAAGGTCTTCTGGCATTGGAAGAGACTGCTAATAGTATTGAGGATGAATTCTTGAAAAAGGGAATCCTGCTCATCGTAGATGGAACAGACCCTGAACTGGTACGAAGTATTCTTGAAACAGAATTGTCATGTATTGAAGGAAGACATAGTGATACCATTGGTTTTTGGGATAAGCTATCAGCCATGGGTCCGGCCTGGGGTATGATTGGTACCTTAATTGGTCTGGTTAATATGTTAAAGGATTTAAATGATCCTTCTACGATAGGCCCTAATATGGCGGTTGCTTTAGTTACCACATTCTACGGCTCCGTATTAGCAAACTGGATATGTATTCCGGTAGTTAATAAACTAAAAGCAAGAAATGCTGCTGAGATTATGATGAAAGAAGTAATTGTTGAGGGATTATTATCAATACAAGCAGGTGAAAATCCTAGAGTTATTGAAGAAAAATTAAAATCCTTCTTAAATCCCACAAATCGTGCTGAATTCGATGTAAATGAAGGTGGTGAGGTTGATGGCTAG
- a CDS encoding flagellar FlbD family protein, translating to MINITKMNDVNITVNADLIETIEEIPDTVITLTNGKKILVKESRQEVINLVKCYKKELFSRFLKED from the coding sequence ATGATTAATATAACAAAAATGAATGATGTTAATATAACCGTGAATGCCGACTTAATAGAAACAATTGAAGAAATTCCTGACACAGTCATAACATTGACGAATGGGAAAAAAATACTGGTAAAAGAGAGTAGACAAGAAGTAATTAATCTTGTAAAATGTTACAAAAAAGAACTTTTTTCGAGATTTTTAAAAGAAGATTAG
- a CDS encoding flagellar hook-length control protein FliK yields MTANLKTQLFDLAGSGQNNKVSMNQKSSGNDFAGIMDNSVKSKDVLRETVAATKKTFINKSQVPAKSDFNKIQQEVNKNTVLSSTGTEGLVLAGEIDPLADGKMDNIAFSNIEDFIAALQNSIQEQLGISKEELEKAMETLGLTMLDLLNPDNLKQLVLQVKGAEDISEFLTNEELADTLKQLSETVKSVTDDFGVTKEQVEQYLDSINNQEKQDEYIIAPTTLENPDEESSAKELNATKDSSETAATSGNGTSVEVYKTDSQGQNTASDNTGNKEEAAAETSLESFIQNLAVKGSEGLAGFEEEVSNSRQIQDITTQIIEQIKVFIKPEQTSMEIQLNPEHLGKVNLSVVAKDGILTAQFQTQNEIAKEAIESQLHILRENLNQQGLKVEAIEVTVANFNFTGSDQAAGDTQKHQEKSGNRGRLFEGSEAIEEEKIENSSLDSLEQATNSVDYTV; encoded by the coding sequence ATGACAGCCAATTTAAAAACACAGCTATTTGATTTAGCTGGATCCGGTCAAAACAATAAAGTTTCTATGAATCAAAAAAGTTCAGGTAATGATTTTGCGGGTATTATGGATAATAGTGTGAAATCAAAGGATGTACTAAGAGAGACTGTTGCTGCAACTAAGAAAACATTTATTAATAAAAGCCAAGTGCCTGCAAAGAGTGATTTTAATAAGATTCAGCAGGAAGTGAATAAGAATACTGTTTTAAGCAGTACAGGCACAGAAGGTTTGGTATTAGCAGGTGAAATAGACCCACTTGCAGATGGAAAGATGGACAATATAGCATTTAGCAATATTGAAGATTTTATTGCAGCTTTGCAGAATTCAATACAGGAACAGCTTGGAATATCGAAAGAAGAGCTTGAAAAAGCAATGGAAACACTTGGACTTACCATGCTAGACCTCTTAAATCCGGATAATCTGAAACAATTAGTGTTACAAGTAAAGGGAGCAGAGGATATATCTGAATTTTTAACCAATGAAGAACTGGCGGATACGTTGAAACAGTTGTCAGAGACAGTAAAGAGTGTAACAGATGACTTTGGAGTGACGAAGGAACAAGTTGAACAATACCTGGATAGTATTAATAACCAGGAAAAGCAGGATGAATATATAATTGCTCCAACTACTTTAGAAAATCCGGATGAAGAGAGTTCTGCAAAAGAACTTAATGCAACAAAGGATAGTTCAGAAACTGCAGCTACAAGCGGAAATGGAACTTCTGTTGAAGTTTATAAAACTGATTCACAAGGGCAGAATACTGCTTCTGACAACACCGGAAATAAGGAAGAAGCAGCAGCGGAGACGTCTCTTGAGTCTTTTATTCAAAACTTAGCAGTAAAAGGTAGTGAGGGATTAGCAGGTTTTGAAGAAGAGGTTTCTAATAGCAGGCAGATACAAGACATCACTACTCAGATTATTGAGCAGATTAAAGTATTTATTAAACCTGAACAGACATCTATGGAAATTCAATTAAATCCTGAGCATTTAGGAAAAGTAAATCTTTCTGTAGTTGCAAAAGACGGTATTCTGACCGCACAGTTTCAAACGCAGAATGAGATAGCTAAAGAAGCAATAGAAAGTCAGTTACATATTTTACGAGAAAATCTAAACCAACAGGGATTGAAAGTTGAAGCAATCGAAGTAACAGTAGCTAACTTTAATTTTACTGGAAGCGACCAGGCTGCGGGCGATACACAAAAGCATCAGGAAAAATCAGGTAATCGCGGAAGGCTTTTTGAGGGTTCGGAAGCAATAGAAGAAGAAAAGATTGAGAATTCTTCCCTCGATAGTTTGGAACAGGCTACAAATAGTGTGGATTATACCGTTTAA
- a CDS encoding TIGR02530 family flagellar biosynthesis protein: MKQISQTNFNSIEQMTGQLLKNKNKISSQVPEGQGIPFIELLKQQQLEQTGSLKFSRHANERLASRNIDLSDKQLERLNTGAKKAQEKGIKESLVMVDNIAFIVNVRNNTVITAVNDGEDKIFTNIDGAVII; encoded by the coding sequence ATGAAACAGATTTCACAAACAAATTTTAATTCAATAGAGCAAATGACCGGCCAGCTCTTAAAAAATAAAAATAAGATAAGCAGTCAGGTACCGGAAGGTCAAGGAATACCCTTTATTGAATTATTAAAGCAGCAACAGTTGGAACAAACCGGTTCTCTGAAATTCTCAAGGCATGCGAATGAAAGATTGGCTAGCAGGAATATCGATTTATCGGACAAACAACTGGAAAGGCTTAATACCGGTGCTAAGAAAGCACAGGAAAAAGGAATTAAAGAATCCTTGGTTATGGTTGACAACATTGCTTTTATTGTAAATGTCAGAAATAACACTGTAATTACAGCCGTGAATGACGGTGAGGATAAAATTTTTACTAATATTGATGGTGCTGTAATCATTTAA
- a CDS encoding flagellar hook protein FlgE yields the protein MMRSLYSGVSGLSVHQTKMDVIGNNIANVNTIGFKASSVTFSDIFYQTVQSATGPNTNTGAAGRNAMQIGLGSSVAGIKAAITKTGGAQRTDNPFDLMISGDSFFVVNNAGTNYFTKAGSFDVDANGTLCTPTGATVMGWQVDPKDSTKVIQDTVSALQIMKPENLYSAPEGTTKAYVSGNIDNKDTQIIASGRKANITFYDATGNEYTATLNLKQSTATNQYNITLDNIVDKNGKSIFMKGSGTTADPYTATAITSVAIGGVSYAATVNATTGLTLAATGTPSVLEFHSGSGDFVSVGGAGNTGINLTVTATGNSPFTPIAVDFSKMTMYGGSGKSTIEGNTGASDGSGKGRKAGNMTGIGVDNYGKIFGKYDNGDSRLLGQIAVASFANPAGLEAVGDNMFSETQNSGSFDGIGHDVSSDGGKFTPGVVEMSNVDLAAQFTEMITTQRGFQANSRIITTSDSLLEELINLKR from the coding sequence ATGATGAGATCATTATATTCTGGTGTTTCAGGTTTAAGTGTTCACCAGACCAAGATGGACGTTATAGGTAATAATATAGCGAACGTTAATACAATAGGTTTTAAAGCCAGTTCCGTTACATTTTCTGATATATTTTATCAGACTGTACAAAGTGCAACCGGTCCGAATACGAATACCGGTGCTGCCGGACGTAATGCCATGCAGATTGGTTTGGGTAGCAGCGTTGCAGGGATTAAAGCAGCCATTACAAAAACCGGTGGTGCACAGAGAACAGATAATCCTTTTGACCTTATGATATCAGGAGATTCTTTCTTTGTTGTAAACAATGCAGGTACCAATTACTTTACAAAGGCTGGGTCTTTTGATGTAGATGCAAATGGTACACTTTGTACACCGACTGGTGCTACGGTAATGGGGTGGCAGGTAGACCCTAAAGATTCAACGAAAGTAATTCAAGATACGGTATCAGCCTTACAGATAATGAAGCCTGAAAATCTGTATTCTGCACCGGAAGGGACTACAAAAGCATATGTATCCGGTAATATTGATAATAAGGATACACAGATAATAGCAAGTGGAAGAAAGGCTAATATTACTTTCTATGATGCTACAGGTAATGAATATACCGCTACCTTGAATTTGAAACAGAGTACTGCAACGAATCAATACAATATTACCTTAGATAATATCGTTGATAAAAACGGAAAATCTATCTTTATGAAAGGTTCCGGTACAACTGCAGATCCGTATACTGCAACAGCAATTACATCAGTTGCTATTGGAGGTGTATCTTACGCAGCAACAGTAAACGCAACAACAGGTTTAACCTTAGCGGCTACTGGCACACCTTCCGTACTTGAATTTCATTCAGGTTCAGGTGATTTTGTCAGTGTAGGAGGTGCAGGTAATACCGGAATAAATCTGACGGTTACAGCTACAGGAAATAGTCCCTTTACGCCAATTGCTGTAGATTTCTCAAAAATGACTATGTATGGCGGTAGTGGTAAATCTACAATTGAAGGTAATACTGGTGCTTCAGATGGTAGTGGTAAAGGACGTAAGGCAGGTAATATGACAGGCATTGGCGTTGATAATTACGGTAAAATCTTTGGTAAATATGACAATGGTGACAGTAGATTATTAGGTCAGATTGCAGTTGCATCCTTTGCAAATCCTGCGGGTCTTGAAGCAGTTGGTGACAATATGTTTTCTGAAACCCAGAACTCCGGTTCTTTTGATGGTATCGGACATGATGTAAGCAGTGATGGTGGAAAGTTTACACCTGGTGTAGTGGAAATGTCAAATGTAGACTTGGCGGCTCAGTTTACAGAAATGATTACTACCCAAAGAGGTTTCCAGGCGAATTCAAGAATTATTACAACTTCCGATTCCCTTTTGGAAGAGCTTATTAATCTGAAACGTTAA
- a CDS encoding flagellar export protein FliJ, with translation MAKFIYKMENILGIKYKMEDQAKTAYGMARMKLTEEEEKLFTLKQKVIIYQERKKMIMSTKLDIIELRQCEEAIEITKYFIKQQEIAVKKAEQHLELMRTRLNTAMVERKTHEKLKDNALQEFFVEYESGERKEIDELVSFKYNNPTDY, from the coding sequence ATGGCTAAATTTATATATAAGATGGAAAACATTTTGGGTATTAAATACAAGATGGAAGACCAGGCCAAAACTGCATATGGTATGGCCAGAATGAAGCTTACCGAAGAAGAAGAAAAACTATTTACGTTAAAGCAGAAAGTGATCATTTATCAGGAAAGAAAAAAAATGATAATGAGTACAAAGTTAGACATAATAGAGCTTCGGCAATGTGAAGAGGCCATAGAAATAACAAAATATTTTATCAAACAGCAGGAAATTGCAGTGAAAAAAGCGGAGCAGCATTTAGAGCTTATGAGAACCCGTTTAAATACAGCAATGGTTGAAAGAAAAACCCATGAGAAGTTAAAAGATAATGCGTTACAGGAATTTTTTGTGGAGTATGAATCAGGAGAAAGAAAAGAAATTGATGAACTAGTCAGTTTTAAATACAATAATCCTACCGATTACTAG
- a CDS encoding flagellar hook capping FlgD N-terminal domain-containing protein yields MSDLLQQVTNGKVVSTNSTSTASKSGTGSLDKTAFLKLLVTQMKYQDPLNPSTDTQFVEQLATFSQLEQMQNLNQTSSNNQAFGLVGMNVVVNSKDGTGNMILKDGTVDSVVISNGVANLVVNDNIYTLDQIVQVVDATYLLQRGAPYIPNPVKATFNKEEPSNISFEVNLGSDKTIADDIAFIIGGKAVDAKYVTLDGNKVTISKEAFMNLDNGTYKPVLMFNDILYTTVTNKITVTIEGTAPEAEQGEDSTENTDD; encoded by the coding sequence ATGAGTGATCTTTTACAACAGGTTACGAATGGAAAAGTAGTTTCTACGAATTCCACGAGCACTGCTTCTAAGTCAGGCACAGGCTCTCTGGATAAAACTGCATTTTTAAAATTGCTGGTGACCCAGATGAAATATCAGGATCCTTTGAATCCAAGTACAGATACCCAATTTGTTGAACAGCTTGCAACCTTTTCACAATTGGAACAGATGCAGAACTTAAATCAGACATCAAGTAATAACCAAGCATTTGGCCTTGTAGGGATGAATGTTGTAGTAAATTCAAAAGACGGAACTGGCAATATGATTTTAAAAGACGGAACCGTTGATTCTGTTGTTATATCAAATGGAGTTGCGAATCTAGTTGTCAATGATAATATTTATACTTTGGATCAAATTGTCCAAGTTGTTGATGCTACATATTTATTGCAAAGAGGAGCTCCTTATATACCGAATCCGGTAAAAGCGACCTTTAACAAAGAAGAGCCATCAAATATCAGCTTTGAAGTAAACCTTGGTTCTGATAAGACAATTGCTGATGATATTGCATTTATAATTGGTGGTAAAGCAGTTGATGCTAAATATGTTACCTTAGACGGTAATAAAGTAACTATCAGCAAGGAAGCGTTTATGAATTTAGATAATGGCACCTACAAACCTGTATTAATGTTTAATGATATTCTGTATACAACCGTTACCAATAAGATAACTGTTACCATTGAGGGAACGGCTCCGGAAGCTGAACAAGGCGAAGATAGCACAGAAAATACAGATGATTAG
- a CDS encoding MotE family protein, translating to MARNNIPVEEAENGKSIKSRIIGIVIVLVIILIWLAFFAVLIKLNIGGFGSSVLRPLLKDIPVVNKILPDVSEEQIAYENDYPYKTLEDAIERIKELEAINESLTADSESEGNKLQELQAEVDRLKVFEENQLKFEQRVKEFEEKIVFAEAAPDIEEYKAYYESIDPSNAEEIYRQVVEQLQYSKAIKEKAEIYRKMKPAEAAAVFETMTADIDLVAKMLLTMRPSESALILAQMDSTAAAKITKKMFDMDAEISNKK from the coding sequence ATGGCAAGAAACAATATACCTGTTGAAGAAGCTGAAAATGGGAAAAGCATAAAAAGCAGAATAATAGGAATAGTCATTGTTTTAGTAATTATTCTAATCTGGCTTGCATTCTTTGCAGTACTTATTAAATTAAATATAGGAGGGTTTGGCTCCTCTGTACTAAGACCGCTTTTAAAAGATATACCCGTAGTAAATAAAATACTGCCTGATGTATCAGAAGAGCAGATAGCCTATGAAAATGATTATCCATATAAAACTTTGGAAGATGCAATTGAACGAATTAAAGAATTGGAAGCTATAAATGAAAGTCTTACAGCAGATAGTGAATCAGAGGGAAATAAGTTACAGGAATTACAGGCTGAGGTAGACAGGCTTAAAGTATTTGAAGAAAATCAGCTGAAATTTGAGCAAAGGGTAAAAGAATTCGAGGAAAAAATCGTATTTGCTGAAGCGGCGCCAGATATAGAAGAATACAAAGCATACTATGAAAGCATTGACCCGTCTAATGCTGAAGAAATATACAGACAAGTTGTTGAACAGCTGCAATACTCAAAAGCTATAAAAGAAAAAGCTGAAATCTATAGAAAGATGAAACCAGCAGAAGCAGCAGCTGTATTTGAGACTATGACCGCGGATATTGACCTTGTAGCGAAGATGCTTTTAACAATGAGACCTTCTGAAAGTGCATTGATATTAGCACAAATGGACTCTACCGCAGCAGCCAAAATTACAAAAAAGATGTTTGATATGGATGCTGAAATTTCTAATAAAAAATAG